The proteins below come from a single Mercenaria mercenaria strain notata chromosome 3, MADL_Memer_1, whole genome shotgun sequence genomic window:
- the LOC123525252 gene encoding placenta-specific gene 8 protein-like — protein MSDPPPDYENDKPQSQPHGQKVGPEPQPYEQGGPQQQPYEQGGPQPQPYGQRGPQPQPYGQMNPQQQYGQHPQPMVMHPQQHTSTTVIVQQPTAIQNDRILGHKDGHRDWSSGLFSCFDDVGKCMWTLCCPNCVLADISARLGECAFVTCCVPGGIATIRTRVRTLGGIRGSICKDYIATECCQLCVMCQIQRELEYMGL, from the exons atgagcGATCCACCGCCAGACTATGAAAATGATAAACCTCAGTCCCAACCTCATGGACAAAAAGTAGGTCCTGAGCCACAACCGTATGAACAAGGAGGTCCGCAGCAACAACCGTATGAACAAGGAGGTCCGCAGCCACAACCGTATGGACAACGAGGTCCGCAGCCACAACCGTATGGACAAATGAATCCCCAGCAACAATACGGTCAACATCCGCAACCAATGGTGATGCATCCCCAACAGCACACTTCCACTACCGTGATCGTCCAGCAACCGACAGCCATTCAGAACGACCGTATCCTTGGCCATAAAGACGGACATAGAGATTGGAGCAGTGGACTTTTCTCTTGTTTTGATGATGTTGGAAAAT GCATGTGGACATTGTGCTGCCCGAATTGCGTACTAGCTGATATCTCCGCTAGGCTTGGAGAATGTGCATTCGTGACATGTTGTGTTCCCGGGGGAATCGCCACTATCCGTACTCGTGTTCGAACTCTTGGTGGTATCAGG GGATCAATCTGTAAAGATTATATTGCTACAGAATGCTGTCAACTATGTGTCATGTGCCAGATACAGCGAGAACTAGAATACATGGGACTCTAA